A genomic segment from Malus domestica chromosome 05, GDT2T_hap1 encodes:
- the LOC103443903 gene encoding somatic embryogenesis receptor kinase 2, with amino-acid sequence MERRVGNSVCLWLILVAHPLWMTMVLANMEGDALHNLRTNLEDPNNVLQSWDPTLVNPCTWFHVTCNNENSVIRVDLGNAALSGQLVPQLGLLKNLQYLELYSNNISGPIPRELGNLTSLVSLDLYLNSFSGPIPDTLGKLSKLRFLRLNNNSLAGPIPMSLTNISSLQVLDLSNNGLSGVVPDNGSFSLFTPISFANNMNLCGPVTGRPCPGSPPFSPPPPFVPPPPISIPGGNSATGAIAGGVAAGAALLFAAPAIAFAWWRRRKPQEFFFDVPAEEDPEVHLGQLKRFSLRELQVATDSFSNKNILGRGGFGKVYKGRLADGSLVAVKRLKEERTPGGELQFQTEVEMISMAVHRNLLRLRGFCMTPTERLLVYPYMANGSVASCLRERPPNQPPLDWPSRKRIALGSARGLSYLHDHCDPKIIHRDVKAANILLDEEFEAVVGDFGLAKLMDYKDTHVTTAVRGTIGHIAPEYLSTGKSSEKTDVFGYGIMLLELITGQRAFDLARLANDDDVMLLDWVKGLLKEKKLEMLVDPDLQSNYVEAEVEQLIQVALLCTQGSPMDRPKMSEVVRMLEGDGLAERWDEWQKVEVLRQEVELAPHPNSDWIVDSTENLHAVELSGPR; translated from the exons atggagagaaggGTTGGGAATTCAGTTTGTCTCTGGTTGATCTTGGTAGCTCATCCACTATGGATGACAATGGTGCTTGCTAATATGGAAG GCGATGCCTTGCATAATCTAAGGACCAACTTGGAGGACCCCAACAATGTCCTGCAAAGTTGGGATCCTACTCTTGTGAACCCTTGTACGTGGTTTCATGTTACATGCAACAATGAAAATAGCGTCATAAGAGT TGATCTTGGAAACGCAGCCTTGTCTGGTCAACTTGTTCCGCAGCTTGGCCTTCTCAAGAATTTACAGTATTT GGAACTCTACAGTAATAACATAAGTGGACCAATTCCTAGGGAACTGGGGAACCTAACCAGCTTGGTGAGCTTGGATCTTTATTTGAATAGTTTTTCAGGTCCAATCCCAGACACCTTGGGCAAGCTGTCAAAACTACGATTCCT GCGGCTTAACAACAACAGCTTGGCAGGTCCGATTCCCATGTCATTGACTAATATCTCTTCACTTCAAGTACT GGATCTATCAAATAATGGTCTTTCAGGAGTAGTTCCAGACAATGGCTCCTTTTCTTTATTCACTCCCATAAG TTTTGCTAACAACATGAATCTATGTGGCCCAGTAACTGGTCGCCCCTGCCCAGGATCTCCTCCATTTTCACCTCCCCCACCATTTGTCCCACCACCGCCAATTTCAATACCAG GAGGTAATAGTGCCACTGGGGCTATAGCTGGTGGAGTTGCTGCTGGTGCTGCTTTACTATTTGCTGCCCCTGCAATTGCATTTGCATGGTGGCGCCGGAGGAAGCCACAAGAATTTTTCTTTGATGTACCTG CTGAGGAAGATCCTGAAGTACATCTTGGGCAGCTCAAGAGGTTTTCTTTGCGAGAATTACAAGTTGCGACAGATAGTTTTAGTAACAAAAACATTCTGGGGAGAGGTGGATTTGGTAAGGTCTACAAGGGGCGCCTAGCAGATGGTTCTCTAGTCGCTGTGAAAAGACTGAAAGAAGAGCGCACCCCTGGTGGGGAGTTGCAGTTTCAAACTGAAGTAGAGATGATCAGCATGGCTGTGCATCGAAATCTTCTTCGGTTACGTGGGTTCTGTATGACACCAACCGAGCGGTTACTTGTTTATCCTTACATGGCTAATGGGAGTGTTGCCTCATGTTTAAGAG AACGCCCTCCAAACCAACCACCTCTTGATTGGCCAAGTCGGAAGCGAATTGCACTGGGATCTGCAAGGGGTCTTTCTTATTTGCATGATCACTGTGATCCGAAGATTATTCATCGTGATGTCAAAGCTGCGAACATTCTGCTGGATGAGGAGTTTGAGGCTGTTGTTGGGGACTTTGGGTTGGCTAAACTTATGGACTACAAAGACACCCACGTCACTACTGCTGTACGTGGCACAATTGGACATATAGCTCCAGAGTACCTGTCTACTGGGAAGTCATCTGAGAAAACTGATGTTTTCGGATATGGTATCATGCTTCTGGAGCTTATTACTGGTCAAAGGGCTTTTGATCTTGCTCGCCTTGCAAATGATGATGATGTCATGTTGCTTGATTGG GTGAAAGGATTACTGAAGGAGAAAAAGCTAGAAATGCTGGTTGATCCTGATCTCCAGAGTAATTATGTGGAGGCTGAGGTAGAGCAGCTAATTCAAGTTGCACTGCTCTGCACACAAGGCTCCCCAATGGACCGGCCTAAGATGTCGGAAGTTGTAAGGATGCTTGAAGGTGATGGGTTGGCAGAAAGATGGGATGAGTGGCAAAAGGTCGAAGTGCTCCGCCAAGAAGTGGAGTTAGCTCCTCACCCAAATTCTGACTGGATTGTTGACTCAACCGAAAATTTGCATGCAGTCGAGTTATCTGGTCCAAGGTGA
- the LOC103443904 gene encoding ATP synthase subunit delta, chloroplastic — MAALQHTAISLQSKTTASPPLSSALTPRTTTLAFSFSSTFSPIHLKLSASTLTARRTGSGSLGARMNASAAASYASALADVAKSNNTLETTSGDVEKIEKFFGEPSVFDFFINPTIDLEKKRQVLDDIAKSSALQPHTINFLNILVDAKRIDLIKEIVKEFEVVYNKITDTELAIVSSVVKLESQHLAQIAKQVQKLTGAKNVRIKTEIDPSLVAGFTVRYGQSGSKLIDLSVKKQLEEIAAELDLGDIKLNL, encoded by the coding sequence ATGGCTGCCCTCCAACACACCGCAATCTCTCTCCAATCCAAAACCACCGCATCCCCACCACTCTCCTCCGCCCTCACCCCGCGAACCACCACTCtcgccttctccttctcctccacCTTCTCCCCCATCCACCTCAAACTCTCCGCCTCCACCCTCACCGCCCGCCGCACCGGCTCCGGATCCCTCGGCGCCCGCATGAACGCCTCCGCCGCCGCCAGCTACGCCTCCGCGCTAGCCGACGTGGCGAAGTCGAACAATACCCTCGAAACTACCAGCGGCGACGTGGAAAAGATCGAGAAGTTCTTTGGCGAGCCGTCGGTGTTCGACTTCTTCATCAACCCGACCATCGACCTGGAGAAGAAGCGGCAGGTGCTGGACGACATCGCCAAGTCGTCGGCGCTGCAGCCGCACACGATCAACTTCCTGAACATCCTGGTGGACGCCAAGCGCATCGACCTGATAAAGGAGATcgtgaaggagttcgaggtggtGTACAACAAGATAACGGACACGGAGTTGGCGATCGTGAGCTCGGTGGTGAAGCTGGAGTCGCAGCACTTGGCGCAGATAGCGAAGCAGGTGCAGAAGCTGACGGGGGCGAAGAATGTGAGGATTAAAACGGAGATTGATCCGAGTTTGGTGGCGGGGTTCACAGTGAGGTATGGGCAGTCCGGGTCCAAGCTTATTGACTTGAGCGTGAAGAAGCAGCTGGAGGAGATTGCGGCGGAGCTTGATTTGGGTGACATTAAGCTCAATTTATAA